A portion of the Micromonospora vinacea genome contains these proteins:
- a CDS encoding FAD-dependent oxidoreductase, with product MPPSPSRLFAELATAEPPAETRVVMRRAVVLGGSMAGLLAARVLSDHAEEVLIIERDPSDVDAGPRPGVPQGSQVHALLPAGQVQLERWFPGIADEALALGAPPPPRDPSTAKVFVNGMLGLPPAPTGTGPALITTRPFLEALVRRRTLAVDNIRMVYGRAEGLLFDERRVTGVRYLPEGGTEPVVEAADLVVDAMGRSSRLSDWLAEHGWPRPPMHRMPIKLNYATALFTRDEKVSDAWVAVFHTMAGKGRTARIGGINSVEGDRWIMLVAGYDGDRPSRDVADFTARCREHYPQMFGDIAEHGEMLGGVVTYHQADSRRRDFHKLDRLPAGLVAAGDAVASFNPVYGQGMTSATLHASCLSKYLRSGPKPHDEPARAYFDQVRVVVDAAWQISTTADIELPHVDGPYPPGYKVTKWFGDLLFRASLTDPVLNARLGRVTTMLDHPAALSRPGTLFRALRLGLLGSARR from the coding sequence ATGCCCCCCTCTCCGTCCCGGCTCTTCGCCGAGCTAGCGACGGCCGAACCACCGGCCGAGACCAGAGTGGTCATGCGACGTGCGGTGGTGCTCGGCGGCAGCATGGCCGGGTTGCTGGCGGCCCGGGTGTTGAGCGACCACGCCGAGGAAGTGCTGATCATCGAACGGGACCCGTCCGATGTCGACGCCGGGCCCCGCCCGGGTGTGCCCCAGGGCAGTCAGGTGCACGCGCTGCTGCCCGCCGGTCAGGTCCAGTTGGAGCGCTGGTTCCCCGGCATCGCCGACGAGGCGCTCGCGCTCGGCGCCCCGCCGCCGCCACGCGACCCGAGCACGGCGAAGGTCTTCGTGAACGGCATGTTGGGTCTGCCGCCCGCGCCGACCGGCACCGGGCCTGCGCTGATCACGACGCGTCCGTTCCTGGAGGCGCTGGTCCGGCGGCGCACCCTCGCCGTCGACAACATCCGGATGGTGTACGGCCGGGCGGAGGGCCTGCTCTTCGACGAACGGCGGGTCACCGGCGTCCGGTACCTGCCCGAGGGGGGCACCGAGCCCGTCGTCGAAGCGGCCGACCTGGTGGTCGACGCGATGGGGCGGTCCAGCCGGTTGAGCGACTGGCTGGCCGAGCACGGCTGGCCGCGCCCGCCGATGCACCGCATGCCGATCAAACTGAACTACGCCACGGCCCTCTTCACGCGCGACGAGAAGGTCAGCGACGCCTGGGTGGCGGTCTTCCACACCATGGCGGGCAAGGGGCGCACCGCCCGGATCGGTGGGATCAACTCGGTCGAGGGGGACCGCTGGATCATGCTGGTGGCCGGCTACGACGGGGACCGACCCAGCCGCGACGTCGCCGACTTCACCGCCCGCTGCCGGGAGCACTACCCGCAGATGTTCGGTGACATCGCCGAACACGGGGAGATGCTCGGTGGGGTGGTCACGTACCACCAGGCGGACAGCCGGCGCCGCGACTTCCACAAGCTCGACCGGCTGCCCGCCGGGCTGGTCGCCGCCGGTGACGCGGTCGCGTCCTTCAACCCGGTGTACGGCCAGGGCATGACCTCCGCGACGCTGCACGCCTCCTGCCTGTCGAAGTACCTGCGCTCCGGTCCGAAGCCGCACGACGAGCCCGCACGGGCGTACTTCGACCAGGTTCGGGTGGTGGTCGACGCCGCCTGGCAGATCTCCACCACCGCCGACATCGAGCTGCCGCACGTCGACGGGCCCTACCCGCCCGGTTACAAGGTCACCAAGTGGTTCGGGGATCTGCTCTTCCGGGCGTCGCTGACCGATCCGGTGCTCAACGCACGGCTGGGTCGGGTCACCACCATGCTCGACCACCCGGCCGCCCTGAGCCGTCCCGGCACCCTGTTCCGGGCCCTCCGACTCGGTCTGCTCGGCAGCGCCCGACGGTGA
- a CDS encoding SigE family RNA polymerase sigma factor, protein MASARWGAARRREQTAQQAEFTAFVETTAPRLRRTAYLMCRDWHLAQDLTQTTFAKMYANWGRVRRTANLEAYSRRVLMNAVFDQNKRRSAAEVVLAELPEVSPQRPDDTRELHIALLQALATLPIRDQAIVVLRHWEDQSVEAVASTLDVSVSVVKMQNARALTKLRALLGQDFVRI, encoded by the coding sequence ATGGCATCTGCCCGCTGGGGCGCGGCTCGACGACGCGAGCAGACCGCCCAGCAGGCGGAGTTCACCGCTTTCGTCGAGACCACCGCACCGAGACTGCGGCGTACCGCCTACCTGATGTGTCGCGACTGGCACCTCGCCCAGGACCTGACCCAGACCACCTTCGCGAAGATGTACGCGAACTGGGGCCGGGTCCGGCGCACCGCGAACCTCGAGGCGTACAGCCGCCGGGTCCTCATGAACGCCGTCTTCGACCAGAACAAGCGGCGCAGTGCCGCCGAGGTCGTGCTCGCCGAGCTGCCGGAGGTGTCGCCGCAACGGCCCGACGACACCAGGGAGCTGCACATCGCCCTGCTCCAGGCGTTGGCCACCCTGCCGATCCGCGACCAGGCCATCGTGGTGCTCCGGCACTGGGAGGATCAGAGCGTCGAGGCCGTCGCCAGCACCCTCGACGTCTCCGTGTCGGTGGTCAAGATGCAGAACGCCCGCGCGTTGACCAAGCTGCGGGCGTTGCTCGGGCAGGACTTCGTACGAATCTGA
- a CDS encoding cation:dicarboxylate symporter family transporter — MDTTAPDPTPAPAVRRDRTRYLYLAVIVAVVAGIVVGLVAPDFGKELKPIGTGFVNLIKMMISPVIFCTIVLGVGSVRQAAKVGKVGGLALGYFLTMSTVALAIGLVVGNLIHPGSGLNLGPELAGSGKAAAGDEAAGTADFLLGIIPTTLLSSLTEGKVLQTLLVALLVGFAVQAMGRRGEPVLSAITVIQRVVFKVLAMIMWLAPIGAFGAMAAVVGATGVDALKSLAQIMVGFYATCLIFVLVFLGALLWFVARVSIFSLLRYLGREFLLILSTSSSESALPRLIAKMEHFGVSRPVVGITVPTGYSFNLDGTAIYLTMASLFIADALGKPLAIGEQISLLLFMIIASKGAAGVTGAGLATLAGGLQSHRPDLVDGVGLIVGIDRFMSEARALTNFAGNAVATVLVGTWTGEFDRDRAAAVLSGNDPFDEATMVDEHDDDEAATPRADEKEAAPAGVPA, encoded by the coding sequence ATGGACACCACCGCACCCGACCCCACCCCGGCACCGGCGGTCCGCCGGGACCGTACCCGTTACCTGTATCTGGCCGTCATCGTGGCCGTGGTCGCCGGCATCGTGGTCGGCCTGGTCGCCCCCGATTTCGGCAAGGAACTCAAGCCGATCGGCACCGGCTTCGTCAACCTGATCAAGATGATGATCAGCCCGGTCATCTTTTGTACCATCGTGCTCGGCGTCGGCTCCGTGCGGCAGGCCGCGAAGGTCGGCAAGGTCGGCGGCCTGGCCCTCGGCTACTTCCTGACCATGTCGACTGTCGCGCTCGCCATCGGCCTGGTCGTCGGCAACCTCATCCACCCCGGCTCCGGCCTGAACCTCGGCCCGGAGCTCGCCGGCTCTGGCAAGGCCGCCGCCGGTGACGAGGCCGCCGGTACGGCGGACTTCCTGCTCGGGATCATCCCGACGACGCTGCTCTCCTCGCTGACCGAGGGCAAGGTGCTCCAGACGCTGCTGGTCGCCCTGCTTGTCGGCTTCGCCGTCCAGGCCATGGGCCGGCGGGGTGAGCCGGTTCTCAGCGCGATCACCGTCATCCAGCGGGTCGTCTTCAAGGTCCTCGCCATGATCATGTGGCTGGCGCCGATCGGCGCGTTCGGCGCGATGGCCGCCGTGGTCGGCGCGACCGGCGTGGACGCCCTCAAGAGCCTCGCCCAGATCATGGTGGGCTTCTACGCCACCTGTCTGATCTTCGTGCTGGTCTTCCTGGGCGCGCTGTTGTGGTTCGTGGCCCGGGTCTCGATCTTCTCGCTGCTGCGTTACCTGGGCCGGGAGTTCCTGCTGATCCTGTCCACCTCGTCGTCGGAGTCGGCGCTGCCGCGGTTGATCGCCAAGATGGAGCACTTCGGCGTGAGCAGGCCGGTCGTCGGCATCACGGTGCCGACCGGCTACTCGTTCAACCTGGACGGTACGGCGATCTACCTGACCATGGCGTCGCTGTTCATCGCCGACGCGCTGGGCAAACCGCTGGCCATCGGCGAGCAGATCTCGCTGCTGCTGTTCATGATCATCGCCTCGAAGGGCGCCGCCGGGGTCACCGGCGCGGGGCTGGCCACGCTGGCCGGCGGCCTCCAGTCACACCGGCCGGACCTCGTCGACGGGGTCGGGCTGATCGTCGGCATCGACCGGTTCATGTCGGAGGCTCGGGCGCTGACCAACTTCGCCGGCAACGCGGTGGCGACAGTACTGGTGGGGACCTGGACCGGAGAGTTCGACAGGGATCGGGCGGCTGCGGTGCTGAGCGGCAACGACCCGTTCGACGAGGCCACCATGGTCGACGAGCACGACGACGACGAGGCGGCGACGCCGCGCGCAGACGAGAAGGAGGCCGCGCCGGCCGGAGTGCCGGCCTGA
- a CDS encoding FUSC family protein, with the protein MLGTSLLGRLRRRDPGDAILRRAARLTLVASVVFYGCRYGAGNSTLATYGLFGTIAAGSFAQLPGPAPQRARILVLSLPAVWALIAVGSLVAWSTWAAAGGMLVVGFVVAFAGVGNPRLVGLASAFQLFYILASFPPYQPGTLPERLGGVTLAVVLLAAAEVFVWPDPVPVSYRQRLAEAADGVAAFLDAAADRLTDPHAAAGDRDTRRGRAYDVVAAIELNRSPPAWAPSAAGVQDRALRICAAALREVLAEADRLAADAPPEPIPDLAAARLLRSCADTTRAAGRSLSPGAPAVAPADLDVAVGRAEAAYPVGEGRVRDAPDVPRLCRDATALALADQVRVFAVGSRVATGVRLDEDASSGLFEYTRRSPWTLYWWQFRSHLAPRSAHLHNSLRLAVALAIARVAAGVLQLTHGFWVLLATLTVLRTSASDTRTALRPAVLGTIIGAVVSGGVMLVVDEPIVYAIVLPITLLLAFGVGRLLGPVWQQALFTVLLTVVFAQLSPPGWRLAEARLVDVLLGAVIGVLAGVAMWPRGAGHDLRHNATRYLKASADAVDQTVQAVLGDAPPPEGALNRVRRRMVLIDSSYCQYHSERHDPHRQQVNWDAVLSTGHHVVPGAESLLRRNPPGCLAGWPEAAALLRDTAGRLRSAYDALADEVAHGRTSPRTLVSSTCVDQLDRVRPLLGEADHQAVRHLVEVDRWLAGLADSLARARPPVADESVGHRR; encoded by the coding sequence GTGCTCGGAACCAGCCTCCTTGGCCGGCTTCGCCGCCGTGACCCAGGTGACGCCATCCTGCGACGCGCGGCCCGACTGACGCTCGTCGCGTCCGTCGTTTTCTACGGCTGCCGGTACGGGGCGGGCAACTCGACGCTCGCCACCTACGGGCTGTTCGGCACGATCGCCGCCGGGTCGTTCGCGCAGCTGCCCGGCCCGGCGCCGCAACGGGCGCGGATCCTCGTGTTGTCGTTGCCGGCGGTGTGGGCGCTGATCGCGGTGGGCTCACTGGTGGCGTGGAGCACGTGGGCGGCCGCCGGCGGCATGCTGGTCGTCGGGTTCGTGGTGGCGTTCGCCGGGGTCGGGAACCCACGCCTGGTGGGGTTGGCCAGCGCGTTCCAGCTCTTCTACATCCTGGCGTCGTTCCCGCCGTACCAGCCGGGCACCCTGCCGGAACGACTCGGCGGGGTGACGCTCGCCGTCGTGCTGCTCGCCGCCGCCGAGGTGTTCGTCTGGCCCGACCCGGTGCCGGTCTCCTACCGGCAGCGCCTCGCCGAGGCGGCGGACGGCGTCGCCGCCTTCCTCGACGCCGCCGCCGACAGGTTGACCGACCCGCACGCCGCCGCTGGTGATCGGGACACGCGGCGCGGGCGGGCGTACGACGTGGTGGCGGCGATCGAGCTGAACCGCAGCCCTCCGGCGTGGGCGCCCTCCGCGGCGGGCGTTCAGGACCGGGCGTTGCGGATCTGCGCCGCCGCGTTACGGGAGGTGCTCGCCGAGGCGGACCGGTTGGCGGCGGACGCCCCGCCGGAGCCGATCCCGGACCTGGCGGCGGCCCGTCTGCTGCGCTCGTGCGCGGACACCACCCGCGCCGCCGGCCGGAGCCTGTCGCCGGGGGCCCCGGCGGTAGCCCCCGCCGACCTGGACGTGGCGGTCGGACGAGCCGAGGCGGCGTACCCCGTGGGAGAGGGCCGGGTCCGCGACGCGCCGGACGTACCCCGGTTGTGTCGGGACGCGACAGCGCTGGCCCTCGCGGACCAGGTGCGGGTCTTCGCCGTCGGTTCCCGGGTGGCCACCGGGGTGCGGCTCGACGAGGACGCCTCCTCGGGGCTGTTCGAGTACACCCGGCGCAGCCCGTGGACGCTGTACTGGTGGCAGTTCCGCTCCCACCTGGCGCCGCGCTCGGCCCACCTGCACAACTCGCTGCGGCTGGCCGTGGCGCTCGCCATCGCCCGGGTCGCCGCCGGAGTGTTGCAGCTGACCCATGGCTTCTGGGTCCTGCTGGCCACCCTCACGGTCCTGCGCACCTCGGCCTCCGACACCCGCACCGCGCTGCGGCCGGCCGTGCTGGGCACCATCATCGGCGCGGTGGTCAGCGGCGGGGTGATGCTCGTCGTCGACGAGCCGATCGTGTACGCCATCGTCCTGCCGATCACCCTGCTGCTGGCCTTCGGCGTCGGTCGCCTACTCGGGCCGGTGTGGCAGCAGGCGCTGTTCACCGTGCTGCTGACTGTCGTCTTCGCCCAGCTGAGCCCGCCAGGGTGGCGGCTCGCCGAGGCCCGCCTCGTCGACGTGCTGCTCGGAGCGGTGATCGGCGTCCTCGCCGGGGTGGCGATGTGGCCGCGCGGCGCGGGCCACGACCTGCGGCACAACGCCACCCGATACCTGAAGGCCAGCGCGGACGCCGTCGACCAGACCGTCCAGGCGGTGCTCGGCGACGCTCCGCCACCCGAGGGCGCCCTCAACCGTGTCCGTCGGCGGATGGTCCTGATCGACTCGTCGTACTGCCAGTACCACTCGGAGCGGCACGATCCGCACCGTCAGCAGGTGAACTGGGATGCCGTCCTGAGCACCGGGCACCACGTCGTGCCGGGCGCGGAGTCGCTGCTGCGACGCAACCCGCCCGGTTGCCTCGCCGGTTGGCCCGAGGCGGCGGCGCTGCTGCGGGACACCGCCGGGCGCCTGCGGTCGGCGTACGACGCCCTCGCCGACGAGGTCGCCCACGGCCGGACATCGCCCCGGACGCTGGTCTCGAGCACCTGCGTCGACCAGTTGGACCGCGTCCGTCCGCTCCTCGGCGAGGCCGACCATCAGGCGGTCCGGCACCTGGTGGAGGTCGACAGGTGGCTCGCCGGCCTCGCCGACAGTCTCGCTCGCGCCCGCCCACCCGTTGCCGACGAGTCGGTCGGGCACCGCCGATAG
- a CDS encoding protein kinase domain-containing protein — MPDASRQLIADRYRLVRPLGQGGMGRVWQARDEMLQRDVAIKELVAPPGLRDDERREMRERSMREARAVARLGHPNVVRVFDVLHAGGDPWIVMELVPSRSLHQVLEAEGSMPADRAARIGLDILGALRAAHQAGVLHRDVKPANVLLGDDGRVVLTDFGLATLPGDPRMTQTGMVLGSPAFLAPERATDGDVGPAADLWSLGATLYAAVEGRTPYHRSSPIATLAALATEPPPPAQRAGRLTPLLEGLLRREPDQRISADEADRLLRQAATPDVPAAEVSTTDGGPLTRLTATTTTAPAGDGPCPTIVPEFVTAEPGPPTSPTVPTSPTVPAGPGSGAGRKRRARLIGSIGAAALLVVLLATTSLLEGGLFGGAGDGGVAAPAVNPSPIAETPVSRVLPPAPAGWRYYRDDPRFLVPVPDGWQARRDGERAAFREPDGSRVLVVDELRSIPADLVAELREREGAQRGQYADYRQVRLDALRYQLRAAEWEWTYTDEDGTPMHMLSRAFVGHNGHAYSIDWTTSAAEWSASAAVFALIADGFQGLPVVGVPPSRPAGPPSSASAGPPSPGTGSGTTIGPGNATQQPAAPPPPSPTQGGTPAGKQISSFASDRCIDIPDGNAVAGARLQIWDCRRTAKQLWTFPADGTVRSMGKCLDVAGHSTEDGAAVQLADCSGAASQRFTLNKAYDLVNTRADRCVDVLDSNPNNGARLQIWQCNGNANQKWRAN, encoded by the coding sequence GTGCCAGACGCCTCTCGACAGTTGATTGCCGATCGCTATCGGCTGGTCCGTCCGCTCGGTCAGGGCGGGATGGGCCGCGTGTGGCAGGCCCGCGACGAGATGCTCCAGCGCGACGTCGCCATAAAGGAGTTGGTGGCGCCGCCCGGCCTGCGCGACGACGAACGCCGGGAGATGCGCGAACGGTCCATGCGCGAGGCGCGGGCCGTCGCCCGCCTGGGCCACCCCAATGTGGTACGCGTCTTCGACGTGCTGCACGCGGGCGGCGACCCCTGGATCGTGATGGAGCTCGTGCCGTCCCGGTCCCTGCATCAGGTGCTCGAAGCCGAGGGGTCGATGCCGGCGGACCGCGCTGCACGGATCGGGCTGGACATTCTGGGTGCGCTGCGCGCCGCACACCAGGCCGGCGTGCTGCACCGGGACGTCAAGCCGGCCAACGTGCTGCTCGGCGACGACGGCAGAGTGGTGCTTACCGACTTCGGTCTGGCCACCCTCCCCGGCGACCCACGGATGACGCAGACCGGGATGGTGCTCGGCTCGCCGGCGTTCCTCGCGCCCGAGCGGGCCACCGACGGCGACGTGGGGCCGGCGGCCGACCTGTGGTCGCTCGGCGCCACCCTCTACGCGGCGGTCGAGGGACGTACCCCGTACCACCGCTCGTCTCCGATCGCCACGCTGGCAGCCCTCGCCACCGAGCCGCCACCGCCGGCGCAACGAGCCGGTCGGCTGACCCCGCTCCTGGAAGGACTGCTGCGCCGCGAGCCGGATCAGCGGATCAGCGCCGATGAGGCGGATCGTCTCCTGCGGCAGGCCGCCACCCCGGACGTGCCAGCCGCCGAGGTGAGCACCACAGACGGCGGGCCGCTAACCCGGCTCACCGCCACGACGACCACCGCCCCCGCCGGCGACGGGCCCTGTCCGACGATCGTGCCCGAGTTCGTCACCGCCGAGCCCGGTCCGCCCACGTCGCCGACTGTCCCCACGTCGCCGACTGTCCCCGCTGGGCCGGGGTCCGGGGCGGGCCGCAAGCGTCGGGCTCGTCTGATCGGGTCGATCGGGGCCGCCGCGCTGCTCGTCGTCCTGCTGGCGACCACGTCCCTGCTTGAAGGCGGGCTGTTCGGTGGCGCGGGTGACGGTGGAGTGGCGGCGCCGGCAGTGAACCCGTCGCCGATAGCCGAGACGCCGGTGTCCAGGGTGCTGCCACCGGCGCCCGCGGGCTGGCGCTACTACCGTGACGATCCCCGCTTCCTCGTACCGGTGCCGGACGGCTGGCAGGCGCGGCGCGACGGTGAGCGCGCCGCGTTCCGCGAGCCGGACGGCAGTCGCGTGCTCGTCGTCGACGAGCTTCGGTCCATCCCAGCGGACCTGGTCGCCGAGTTGCGGGAGCGAGAGGGTGCGCAGCGCGGGCAGTACGCCGACTACCGGCAGGTCCGCCTCGACGCGCTGCGCTACCAGTTGCGGGCCGCCGAGTGGGAGTGGACGTACACCGACGAGGACGGCACGCCGATGCACATGCTGAGCCGTGCCTTCGTCGGCCACAACGGGCACGCGTACTCGATCGACTGGACCACCTCCGCCGCCGAATGGTCCGCGAGCGCCGCCGTCTTCGCGCTGATCGCTGATGGTTTCCAGGGCCTGCCGGTCGTGGGTGTCCCGCCGTCCCGACCCGCTGGACCGCCATCATCAGCGAGCGCGGGGCCGCCGTCGCCCGGGACGGGCAGCGGCACGACGATCGGCCCGGGAAATGCGACGCAGCAGCCGGCTGCCCCGCCGCCGCCGTCCCCCACGCAGGGCGGCACGCCCGCCGGCAAGCAGATCTCCAGCTTCGCCAGTGACCGCTGCATCGACATCCCGGACGGCAACGCTGTCGCCGGCGCGCGGCTGCAGATCTGGGACTGTCGGCGGACCGCGAAGCAGCTGTGGACCTTCCCGGCGGATGGCACGGTCCGTTCGATGGGCAAGTGCCTGGATGTCGCCGGCCACTCCACCGAGGACGGTGCTGCCGTCCAACTGGCCGACTGTTCCGGCGCGGCATCGCAGAGGTTCACCCTCAACAAGGCGTACGACCTGGTGAACACCAGGGCGGACAGGTGCGTCGACGTGCTCGACTCGAACCCGAACAACGGCGCCCGGCTGCAGATCTGGCAGTGCAACGGCAACGCCAACCAGAAGTGGCGGGCCAACTGA
- a CDS encoding ATP-binding protein: MARRQWSIAGQLFALQAMVVTLLVLAGAAGAVWLARSDARQAAQEEVLAVAQTVAGSPDVRAALATTDPARVLQPYAESIRKATGIDFVVVMAPDRTRFSHPTRERIGEPFVGEIGPALAGRPFTTTNVGTLGESVRAVVPVYDEQRRLVGLVSVGITTRAIDRKLLGQLPVLFGVAAPALALAAMGSWLLSRRLRRQTHGLGPAQMTRMYEYYDAVLHSVREGLVVLTTDRRVALVNDEGRRLLGLDADAPVIDQPVAGIDLPPAVAELLDSGRDARDEPILAGDRVLVANQRTTRFEGAVLGTVLTLRDQTELRTLASELDSVRALTEALQAQTHESANRLHTVLTLVELGRADDAVRLGTRDLALAQQLTDRVVGAVTEPALAALLLGKSAQAGERGVDLVIEPDCRLDDSPLPTGDLLTVVGNLVDNALEAVAGTPPPRRVRVFVGTADDELVVRVADSGPGLAPERVADAFRRGWSTKSTGRGLGLALVGQVVRRHGGNAEVCRSDDGGSLFTVRLPVVGARR, translated from the coding sequence GTGGCCCGACGCCAGTGGAGCATCGCGGGGCAACTCTTCGCCCTCCAGGCGATGGTGGTGACGCTGCTCGTGCTGGCCGGCGCGGCGGGCGCCGTCTGGCTGGCCCGCAGCGACGCGCGTCAGGCCGCGCAGGAGGAGGTGCTCGCGGTGGCGCAGACCGTGGCCGGCTCCCCCGACGTCCGCGCGGCCCTCGCCACCACCGACCCCGCGAGGGTCCTCCAGCCGTACGCCGAATCGATCCGGAAGGCCACGGGCATCGACTTCGTGGTGGTGATGGCCCCCGACCGCACCCGTTTCTCGCACCCCACCAGGGAACGGATCGGCGAGCCGTTCGTCGGCGAGATCGGGCCGGCGCTGGCCGGCCGCCCGTTCACCACCACAAACGTCGGCACGCTCGGCGAGTCGGTGCGCGCTGTCGTTCCGGTGTACGACGAGCAGCGGCGCCTCGTCGGTCTGGTCTCGGTGGGCATCACCACCCGTGCGATCGACCGTAAGTTGCTCGGCCAGTTGCCGGTGCTCTTCGGTGTGGCCGCGCCGGCTCTGGCGCTCGCCGCGATGGGCTCCTGGCTGCTCAGCCGCCGGCTCCGCCGCCAGACGCACGGCCTGGGGCCGGCGCAGATGACCCGGATGTACGAGTACTACGACGCCGTTCTGCACTCGGTGCGCGAAGGTCTCGTCGTGCTGACCACCGATCGTCGGGTGGCGCTCGTCAACGACGAGGGCCGCCGGCTGTTGGGGCTCGACGCGGACGCGCCGGTGATCGACCAGCCGGTGGCCGGGATCGACCTGCCGCCCGCGGTGGCCGAGCTGCTCGACTCCGGGCGTGACGCCCGTGACGAGCCGATCCTCGCCGGCGACCGGGTGCTCGTCGCCAACCAGCGGACCACCCGCTTCGAGGGCGCGGTGCTCGGCACCGTGCTGACCCTGCGCGACCAGACCGAGTTGCGCACGCTGGCCAGCGAGCTGGATTCGGTGCGGGCGCTGACCGAGGCGTTGCAGGCGCAGACCCACGAGTCGGCCAACCGGCTGCACACAGTGCTGACCCTGGTGGAGCTGGGCCGCGCCGACGACGCCGTCCGGCTCGGCACCCGGGACCTGGCCCTCGCCCAGCAACTGACCGACCGGGTGGTCGGCGCGGTGACCGAGCCGGCGTTGGCCGCCCTGCTGCTCGGCAAGTCCGCACAGGCCGGCGAGCGCGGGGTGGACCTGGTCATCGAGCCGGACTGCCGCCTCGACGACAGCCCACTGCCCACCGGTGACCTGCTCACAGTGGTCGGCAACCTGGTCGACAACGCCCTGGAGGCGGTCGCCGGCACGCCGCCGCCGCGCCGGGTGCGGGTCTTCGTCGGTACGGCCGACGACGAACTGGTGGTCCGGGTCGCCGACAGCGGCCCCGGGCTGGCACCGGAGCGGGTCGCCGACGCGTTCCGGCGCGGCTGGTCCACCAAGAGCACCGGCCGCGGCCTCGGCCTGGCACTGGTCGGGCAGGTGGTGCGCCGGCACGGCGGTAACGCCGAGGTCTGTCGCTCGGACGACGGCGGCAGCCTGTTCACCGTCCGACTACCGGTCGTCGGGGCACGCCGATGA
- a CDS encoding permease-like cell division protein FtsX, whose protein sequence is MDQNLRVLFDRAVADEPELPLVDLVGDAVAAGAGLRRRRQRLVATGVAAVVAVAVVGAVNVATPPHRSAPPPTVSAAFGMLVNRACQAPADETATDAAVYLAPEITDQQRGVVNRALDADPAVGTVVFQSREEALRKFKKVYADTPELVDHIVPSQLPESFRITLVVRTQFAELAERFKRTPGVDEVIGIDCPAGTNASAVD, encoded by the coding sequence ATGGATCAGAACCTACGGGTGCTCTTCGACCGCGCTGTCGCCGACGAGCCCGAACTACCTCTTGTCGACCTGGTCGGTGATGCGGTGGCCGCTGGCGCCGGCCTGCGTCGACGCCGACAACGGCTGGTGGCGACAGGTGTTGCCGCCGTGGTCGCCGTCGCGGTGGTGGGGGCGGTGAACGTGGCGACACCGCCGCACCGATCAGCGCCGCCACCAACGGTGTCGGCGGCGTTCGGCATGCTCGTGAACAGGGCATGCCAGGCCCCCGCTGACGAGACCGCGACCGACGCCGCGGTCTACCTTGCTCCCGAGATCACCGACCAGCAGCGCGGTGTGGTCAACCGCGCGCTGGACGCGGACCCGGCGGTCGGGACCGTGGTGTTCCAGAGCCGCGAAGAGGCGCTGAGGAAGTTCAAGAAGGTGTACGCGGACACACCCGAACTCGTCGACCACATCGTGCCCAGCCAACTGCCGGAGTCATTCCGGATCACGCTCGTGGTACGGACCCAGTTCGCGGAGCTGGCGGAGCGCTTCAAACGCACGCCCGGGGTCGACGAGGTCATCGGCATCGACTGCCCGGCCGGCACCAACGCGTCGGCGGTCGACTGA
- a CDS encoding DUF4231 domain-containing protein — protein MLKAEDLPPFQRAVSYESQRGQHVYATLIALRLSLLLVAAVAGVATWKLDNFALGPALAAGAFAATSIVEVFLLTNRPDERWYVGRALSESIKSLTWRFTMAADPFPRSRSELESVEEFTNRLLGLTRDMSAAGLAAPAVAGQQITEGMRKLRAASLADRRAAYLTGRLEAQRAWYAERSLSNRARATRWSVGMLVLEIAGVTLAVSRAAGLTDLDLLGVAAAAVAAGAAWTQTRQHSGVATAYALASQELAAIGSLATRISSEAELSRFVNDTETAISREHTMWRARRR, from the coding sequence ATGCTGAAGGCCGAGGATCTTCCCCCGTTTCAGCGCGCCGTGTCCTACGAGTCGCAACGCGGCCAACACGTGTACGCAACCCTGATCGCGCTGCGGCTGTCCCTGCTCCTGGTGGCCGCCGTCGCGGGGGTCGCCACCTGGAAGCTCGACAATTTTGCCCTGGGCCCGGCGCTCGCGGCGGGCGCCTTCGCCGCCACCTCGATCGTCGAGGTCTTCCTCCTTACCAATCGCCCCGACGAACGGTGGTACGTCGGCAGAGCCCTCTCCGAATCCATCAAGTCGCTCACGTGGCGATTCACCATGGCGGCGGATCCTTTTCCCCGATCGCGGAGCGAGTTGGAAAGCGTCGAGGAATTCACCAACCGGCTGTTGGGTCTGACCCGGGACATGTCGGCCGCCGGGTTGGCCGCCCCAGCGGTGGCCGGGCAACAAATCACGGAAGGAATGCGGAAACTACGGGCGGCCTCCCTTGCGGACCGCCGCGCCGCGTACCTGACCGGCCGCCTGGAGGCCCAGCGAGCCTGGTACGCCGAGCGATCGCTGTCGAATCGGGCGCGGGCGACCCGCTGGTCGGTCGGCATGCTCGTGCTGGAGATAGCCGGGGTGACCCTGGCCGTGTCGAGGGCTGCCGGGCTGACCGACCTCGACCTGCTCGGAGTGGCCGCCGCGGCGGTCGCGGCCGGCGCGGCGTGGACGCAGACGCGGCAACACTCCGGGGTGGCCACCGCCTATGCCCTGGCAAGTCAGGAGCTTGCCGCCATCGGGTCCCTCGCCACCCGGATCAGCTCGGAAGCCGAGTTGTCGCGGTTCGTGAATGACACCGAGACGGCGATCTCCAGGGAACACACGATGTGGCGTGCACGCCGACGCTGA